From the Primulina tabacum isolate GXHZ01 chromosome 15, ASM2559414v2, whole genome shotgun sequence genome, one window contains:
- the LOC142526853 gene encoding serine acetyltransferase 1, chloroplastic-like produces the protein MAACVDNPRNHDRHRTACCRGTNSLSKFITKLRRPRTPNLDPHRSLNPRACYKKVINDYRRVNPEAYSEDLIWLKMREEAAFDIMQEPILKKYYHSTILSHTSLERALANRLALKLCNADLSREALRDVFLKEFEDIGIQSAIRDDLKAVRERDPACVSYVNCFLNFKGFLACQAYRLAHKFWIQGRTVLAFLIQNQVSEVFAMDIHPGAKIGPGIVFDHGTGVVIGETTVIGDNVTILHNVTLGGTGKVEGDRHPKIGDGVLIGAGAKILGNVRIGEKAKIGAGSIVLKEVPAKATAVGNPARIVGL, from the coding sequence ATGGCGGCATGCGTGGATAATCCAAGAAACCATGATAGGCATCGCACTGCATGCTGCCGTGGAACTAATTCCCTCTCCAAATTCATTACTAAACTTCGCAGGCCAAGGACTCCAAATCTTGACCCGCACCGTTCTTTGAACCCACGTGCTTGTTACAAGAAAGTGATCAACGATTATCGAAGAGTAAATCCTGAAGCATACAGCGAAGATCTAATCTGGCTGAAAATGAGGGAAGAAGCAGCATTCGACATCATGCAAGAGCCCATCTTAAAAAAGTACTATCATTCTACGATACTGTCTCATACTTCACTCGAGAGGGCTTTGGCGAATCGTTTAGCACTCAAGTTATGCAATGCAGACCTATCGAGAGAAGCCCTTCGCGACGTTTTCTTGAAAGAGTTCGAAGATATTGGAATCCAAAGTGCAATTAGAGACGATCTTAAGGCTGTGAGAGAGCGAGATCCAGCCTGTGTGAGCTACGTTAATTGTTTTTTGAATTTCAAAGGGTTTTTAGCCTGCCAGGCATATAGACTGGCGCATAAATTTTGGATCCAGGGGAGAACTGTGCTAGCATTCCTGATCCAGAATCAGGTTTCAGAAGTTTTTGCAATGGATATACATCCAGGAGCCAAGATTGGGCCTGGAATTGTATTTGATCATGGTACAGGAGTCGTGATTGGAGAGACGACAGTGATTGGAGACAATGTTACCATTTTGCATAACGTAACGTTAGGAGGTACAGGGAAGGTTGAAGGAGACAGGCATCCTAAGATCGGCGACGGGGTTTTGATAGGGGCTGGGGCTAAGATTTTGGGCAATGTTAGAATTGGAGAAAAAGCAAAAATCGGCGCTGGATCGATTGTTCTGAAGGAAGTTCCAGCTAAAGCTACAGCTGTTGGAAATCCAGCTAGAATTGTTGGATTGTGA